The following coding sequences lie in one Mercenaria mercenaria strain notata chromosome 5, MADL_Memer_1, whole genome shotgun sequence genomic window:
- the LOC128557266 gene encoding RNA-binding protein 33-like yields the protein MRQRPDPQIPPVPLPVPQMQPPPPLPQQPPQIPPDLNLPPQHLPHQNMLPHLQEDIPQPQRPHLNLHDIPVRPLKSDDMQPALQAIPQQMPPLPQPGNVFNSVCNDISLHVSNQLKQKIWNGEFINLALLSFKQPEPEQEITPLNNGLLGFKPKTSNEKVFPLKNGLIYL from the coding sequence ATGCGGCAGAGGCCAGATCCCCAGATACCACCCGTACCTTTGCCAGTTCCACAGATGCAGCCACCACCACCACTTCCACAGCAACCACCACAAATTCCACCAGACCTGAATCTACCTCCACAACATCTCCCACATCAAAACATGTTACCTCATCTGCAAGAAGACATCCCTCAACCCCAAAGACCTCATCTGAATCTACATGACATCCCCGTACGGCCGTTAAAATCAGATGACATGCAGCCTGCACTTCAAGCCATTCCACAACAGATGCCGCCATTGCCTCAGCCTGGTAATGTTTTTAACTCTGTTTGTAACGATATATCGTTACATGTTTCAAATCAATTAAAGCAAAAAATATGGAATGGTGAATTTATAAATTTAGCTCTGTTATCGTTCAAACAGCCCGAGCCGGAACAAGAAATCACTCCGTTAAATAATGGTCTTCTTGGATTCAAACCAAAAACAAGTAACGAAAAAGTATTTCCATTGAAAAATGGACTGAtttatttgtga